The Candidatus Methylomirabilota bacterium genome contains the following window.
CAGCGCATCTTCAGCGCGCGCTCGGAGCGGGACGGCGTGCTCGCCACGCTGTTCTTCCAGATCGCCCACTACGCGCTCCGGCCCTGGCCGTGGATCCTCACCGGGCTGGCTACCGTGATCCTCTACCCCACCCTTCAGGACAGGGAGGCGGGCTACGTGCAGGCCTTCGTGGACCTCCTGCCCACGCCGTGGCGCGGCTTCATGCTGGCCGGCTTCGCCGCCGCCTACATGAGCACGGTGGGCACCCATCTCAACTGGGGCGCATCCTATCTCGTCAACGACTTCTACCGACGCTTCGTGAAGAAGGACGGCACCGAGCGACACTACGTGGCCGTCTCGCGCCTGGCCACCGTGCTCCTCTTCCTCGCCTCGATCGCCGTCACGTCCCAGCTCTCCAGCATCGAGAAGGCCTGGGAGCTGCTGCTCGCGCTCGGCGCGGGCACGGGCCTCGTGCTCATCCTGCGCTGGTACTGGTGGCGCATCAATGCGTGGTCGGAGATCTCCGCGATGATCGCGAGCTTCGTGGTGAGTCTGCTCGCCTTCCGCTTCGTGGCGCCCCGCTATGCCGAGGGCGATCCCAACGCGCAGGCCGCCGTGATGGTGGTGACGGTCGCGGTGAGCACGGTCGTGTGGCTCGTCGTCACCTTCGCGACCTCGCCCGAGCCGCCCGCGGTGCTGGAAGCCTTCTACCGGCGCGTCAGGCCGGGAGGCCCGGGATGGGCACAGGTCTCCCAGCGTCTCGGCTTCGGACGCGAGCCCATCCCGGGCGGGGCTCTCGCCTGGACCAACTGGATCGCCGGGATCGTCGCCGTCTACGCCACGCTGTTCGGGATCGGCAAGCTCGTGTTCGCGGAGACCGGGATGGGAATCCTGATGCTGCTGGTCGCCGTCGCGGCGTTCTACTGGATCTCGCGCTCGTTCCGCGCCGAGATCCCGCCCCCCCGCTCGTAGCCCGCCCTCGCGTCCAGCGCTTGCGGCGCCCGCGCGGCCGCTGCTAGACTTCGCCATGCTCCGAATCGGCATCGTCGGGATGGGCGTCATCGGCACCGCGGTCGCGAAGGCGGCCAGCGGCGACCTCCCCGGGATCGAGCTGGCGGGCGTCACCGTCCGCGACCCGGCGAAGGCGGGCGGCTTCCCTGCCTACCCG
Protein-coding sequences here:
- a CDS encoding sodium:solute symporter family protein is translated as MPISPVDWAIVVGYFVLCTVIGLYFTRRGGESLDQYFLSGRQAPWWLAGTAMVATTFAADTPLVVTGLVATKGVAGNWLWWNFVMSGMLTVFFFARLWRRARVMTDVELAELRYHGRPAAFLRGFRALYLALPINLIILGWVTRAMIKILTIALGLRDVSIAGMTVSGEILAVGICFGITLLYSVAAGMWAVLWTDLVQFIIKMSAVIVLAVYAVEAVGGVAVLKAKVTAHFGSEAALSVLPVRVAGGGVYAYAWMPLMTLMVYLSVQWWAAWYPGAEPGGGGYVAQRIFSARSERDGVLATLFFQIAHYALRPWPWILTGLATVILYPTLQDREAGYVQAFVDLLPTPWRGFMLAGFAAAYMSTVGTHLNWGASYLVNDFYRRFVKKDGTERHYVAVSRLATVLLFLASIAVTSQLSSIEKAWELLLALGAGTGLVLILRWYWWRINAWSEISAMIASFVVSLLAFRFVAPRYAEGDPNAQAAVMVVTVAVSTVVWLVVTFATSPEPPAVLEAFYRRVRPGGPGWAQVSQRLGFGREPIPGGALAWTNWIAGIVAVYATLFGIGKLVFAETGMGILMLLVAVAAFYWISRSFRAEIPPPRS